A genomic stretch from Lathyrus oleraceus cultivar Zhongwan6 chromosome 2, CAAS_Psat_ZW6_1.0, whole genome shotgun sequence includes:
- the LOC127118182 gene encoding probable zinc metalloprotease EGY2, chloroplastic, whose product MILSLPSPSTFRGSLVVPLSHCTSCFQFNLRFHRSNGFRHARWSSGKLSLTGRRRRIACSVTESDGDNQEDKEEHKNEETQSLEDSVEQIKPPPIDGEQLNKFSDGNTEQNDTQNMDNIEVASGSPLPGVKPQQLGDVIKIPKETIEIFKNQVFGFDTFFVTSQDPYEGGVLFKGNLRGQASKSYDKISKRLQDKFGDEYRLFLLVNPEDDKPVAVVVPRTTLQPETTAVPEWFAAGSFGLVTLFTLLLRNVPDLQSNLLSTYDNLNLLKDGLPGALVTALILGVHELAHFLVAQNTGVKLGVPYFIPSWQIGSFGSITRIRSIVSNRQDLLKIAAAGPIAGFTVGLVLLLVGFVIPPSDGIGVVVDASVFHESFLAGGIAKLLLGNLLKEGTPISVNPLVIWAWAGLLINAINSIPAGELDGGRISFALWGRKASIRLTGFSIVLLGLSSLLNDVAFYWVVVIFFLQRGPIAPLSDEISEPDDKYVALGVTVLLLGLLVCLPYPFPFLDETLATF is encoded by the exons ATGATTCTCTCACTACCATCACCTTCTACCTTTCGCGGGAGCCTCGTCGTTCCTCTCTCGCACTGCACTTCCTGCTTTCAGTTCAATCTTCGATTTCATCGTTCCAACGGTTTTCGCCATGCACGTTGGAGCTCCGGAAAATTGAGTCTTACCGGAAGAAGAAGAAGGATTGCTTGTAGTGTTACTGAGTCAGACGGTGACAACCAGGAG GATAAAGAAGAACATAAAAATGAAGAAACACAATCTTTGGAGGATTCTGTTGAGCAAATTAAGCCCCCGCCTATAGATGGAGAACAGCTAAACAAGTTTAGTGATGGAAATACAGAACAAAATGATACACAG AATATGGATAACATAGAAGTTGCCAGTGGATCACCTCTGCCAGGTGTGAAG CCTCAACAACTGGGTGATGTAATAAAAATTCCCAAGGAAACAATTGAAATCTTTAAAAATCAAGTGTTTGGCTTTGATACTTTTTTTGTGACAAGCCAAGATCCTTACGAG GGTGGAGTGTTGTTCAAGGGAAACCTGCGAGGGCAAGCTTCTAAAAGTTATGATAAAATATCAAAGAGATTGCAA GATAAATTTGGAGATGAATATAGACTTTTCCTTCTAGTCAATCCCGAGGATGATAAGCCGGTGGCCGTTGTTGTGCCAAGAACTACCTTACAACCAGAAACAACTG CTGTACCTGAGTGGTTTGCTGCTGGATCTTTTGGACTGGTCACATTGTTTACCTTGCTGCTTCGCAATGTTCCAGATTTGCAATCCAATCTACT ATCAACTTATGACAATCTGAACTTGTTAAAGGATGGTCTACCTGGAGCCCTTGTTACTGCACTTATTCTGGGGGTGCATGAACTTGCTCACTTTCTAGTTGCCCAAAACACTGGAGTTAAGCTCGGGGTCCCGTACTTTATTCCTAGCTGGCAG ATAGGCTCTTTTGGTTCAATTACAAGGATAAGAAGCATAGTATCTAATCGCCAAGATTTACTCAAGATTGCAGCTGCTGGACCAATAGCTGGATTTACAGTTGGTCTTGTGCTTCTGCTTGTAGGTTTTGTTATACCCCCAAGCGACGgtattggtgttgttgttgatgcttcTGTGTTTCACGAGTCATTTCTTGCTGGTGGCATTG CAAAACTGCTTCTTGGCAACCTTCTCAAGGAAGGAACTCCAATTTCTGTGAACCCTCTTGTGATTTGGGCTTGGGCAGGACTCCTTATCAATGCCATCAACAGTATTCCTGCTGGAGAGCTTGATGGAGGAAGAATATCTTTTGCCTTATGGGGAAGAAAG GCTTCAATTCGCTTGACAGGATTTTCAATTGTGTTGCTTGGACTGTCATCACTACTTAATGATGTAGCATTCTACTGGGTAGTTGTTATATTCTTCTTGCAAAGAGGTCCAATTGCTCCTCTATCTGATGAAATAAGCGAACCTGATGACAAGTATGTTGCTCTTGGAGTAACAGTTTTGCTCTTAGGCTTGTTAGTTTGCTTGCCATATCCTTTCCCGTTTTTAGATGAAACCCTCGCAACTTTCTAG